The Desulfuromonadales bacterium region AAATGAGAGTTCTCCGGCAGGTCGGCGTTGGTGGGGTGCCAGGCCAGTTGCCCGCCTGCCAACTCCCGGGGAAAGTTTTCCTGCAGGATCTCCCCGGTCATCTGCTCGATCTGCAGGCACTCGGCGCAGCGCGCCGTGCTGTGAAAATAGTAGACCCTGACCTCTGCGGCGGCCTCGGCGATCAGCAGCAGAAAGCAAACGACGGCGGCTCCGAGTATCCGCCATGTGCGATACGCCGGAGTCATCGCCATGCTCACGGATTTTTGGCCGCCAGTTCCTTGATCGCCGCCACCGCCTCGTCGGTCGTCTTGTTGCGGATATCGAGGGGAAGGTGGTGGGATTTGTCGAACCCGACTGCCTCGAAGGCGTCGCGGAACATCTTGCACTGCATCTGCGGGTCGCAGGCGGCGACGTAAAGCTTTTCCGTTTCACCCCCCGAAAGCAGCACCTTCAAAAACTCCTCGCCGTCACCAACGCAGAGTTGCGGGTGCAGGCAGACGTAGTCGAATAGTTTCTCCCGCCGCACGTCGGAGAGGACGCCGAAGATGTCCATTTTGGTGAAACTGGGGCAGGTTCCCTGGCAGACGCAGAGAATGAACCCTTTTTTGCTCATGGCTCGTTCCTCCTTGCGTTTAGTGAGAGGGGTTTGCCAAAGGTAGTTTATTGTCAAGCATACCCGTCTCCTCGGCAAAGTCACGTGCCCGGTCGCCGCGCAGAGACTCCGCCAGGCCGAGCAGGCCGTCGGTGAGGTACCTGGCCTCGAATCCCTTCGACCGCAAATAGGCCATGGCGATGGCCGAACGGTCCTTGTGCGGACAGGCGGTCACGATAAGCTTGTCCTTCGGCAGTTCCTGCAGCCTTTTGGGCAGCTCGTTCAGAGGGATGGCCAGGCCGAACCCCATGCGCCAGGCGGCGACCTCTTCGTTGAAACGGATATCGACCAGCACCGCCTTGCCGGAGAGGAGCAACGGGATGAGCCCCTTGCTGTCAATCTTCATCTCCTCGCGCATCTCGTAATCGAACCGGCTCAGGAAGGTGTCGAAGGACTCTTCCTGCGCACGGCCGGGAGCGGGCGCGGCCAGCAGCGGAATCAGGGTCAGACTGACTACCAGCAGATACTTCATCATCGTTCCTCCTGGTCACAAACCGGATATTTGTCTCAGAACGCCTGCCAGATGAACCAGACACCCACCACCGTGACAACCACACCGCTGATACGTTTCGCCCAAGTGGAGAAGCTGACCACTCCTTGGGCCTTGACGAACGCTTCGATGAACCCGGTGAAGGTGCCGGCGGCGAGCATTAGAAGGCAGTGCCCCAGG contains the following coding sequences:
- a CDS encoding rhodanese-like domain-containing protein; this translates as MMKYLLVVSLTLIPLLAAPAPGRAQEESFDTFLSRFDYEMREEMKIDSKGLIPLLLSGKAVLVDIRFNEEVAAWRMGFGLAIPLNELPKRLQELPKDKLIVTACPHKDRSAIAMAYLRSKGFEARYLTDGLLGLAESLRGDRARDFAEETGMLDNKLPLANPSH
- a CDS encoding nitrophenyl compound nitroreductase subunit ArsF family protein: MTPAYRTWRILGAAVVCFLLLIAEAAAEVRVYYFHSTARCAECLQIEQMTGEILQENFPRELAGGQLAWHPTNADLPENSHFVFAYDLSANELVVVRDPADRTAWNKLPEVWTLAHDPGKFLTELVKMVRQALAKAD